A genomic segment from Mus caroli chromosome 17, CAROLI_EIJ_v1.1, whole genome shotgun sequence encodes:
- the Bricd5 gene encoding BRICHOS domain-containing protein 5 isoform X2 yields MKQGRIHTESLRSKPAEVKTKPCHRGWRAAGLLLLLTLLTAGAVAGGLLGFMYSSPKPLLQMLRKTFPSSRVPWPNQTTLVDVAQNMATIVVTPFQSNHSWAVLFDGKNGYICYSPAEHQACFLRLMEAQDRETLQLLLNTSRAQESHVPGRDTHYAQELLAVLGGHTVDPTQVGVSVQHLCADTPIYWAQWAEGPRRQRLIYLCIDICFPSNICVSVCFYYLPD; encoded by the exons ATGAAGCAAGGGCGCATCCACACTGAAAGCCTCAGGTCCAAGCCTGCTGAG GTGAAGACCAAACCCTgccataggggctggagagcagcaggcctgctgctgctgctgacactGCTCACTGCGGGGGCCGTGGCTGGGGGGCTTCTTGGCTTCATGTACAGCTCTCCCAAG CCATTGCTGCAGATGCTCCGAAAGACCTTCCCGAGCTCCAGGGTACCCTGGCCCAACCAAACCACTCTAGTGGATGTGGCCCAGAACATGGCAACCATCGTGGTGACTCCGTTTCAGAGCAACCACAGCTGGGCCGTGCTGTTTGACGGGAAGAAC ggctaCATCTGTTACAGCCCTGCAGAGCACCAGGCCTGCTTCCTCCGTCTGATGGAAGCCCAAGATCGGGAGaccctgcagctgctgctgaaCACTTCCAGG GCCCAAGAGTCACATGTACCTGGCCGGGATACCCACTATGCCCAGGAACTGCTGGCAGTTTTGGGGGGCCATACTGTGGACCCTACCCAAGTGGGAGTTTCAGTGCAACACCTTTGTGCAGACACTCCCATCTACTGGGCCCAATGGGCAGAGG GGCCCCGGAGACAGCGGCTGATCTACCTCTGCATTGACATCTGCTTTCCGAGCaacatctgtgtgtctgtctgcttttATTACCTCCCAGACTAA
- the Bricd5 gene encoding BRICHOS domain-containing protein 5 isoform X3 — protein sequence MKQGRIHTESLRSKPAEPLLQMLRKTFPSSRVPWPNQTTLVDVAQNMATIVVTPFQSNHSWAVLFDGKNGYICYSPAEHQACFLRLMEAQDRETLQLLLNTSRAQESHVPGRDTHYAQELLAVLGGHTVDPTQVGVSVQHLCADTPIYWAQWAEGPRRQRLIYLCIDICFPSNICVSVCFYYLPD from the exons ATGAAGCAAGGGCGCATCCACACTGAAAGCCTCAGGTCCAAGCCTGCTGAG CCATTGCTGCAGATGCTCCGAAAGACCTTCCCGAGCTCCAGGGTACCCTGGCCCAACCAAACCACTCTAGTGGATGTGGCCCAGAACATGGCAACCATCGTGGTGACTCCGTTTCAGAGCAACCACAGCTGGGCCGTGCTGTTTGACGGGAAGAAC ggctaCATCTGTTACAGCCCTGCAGAGCACCAGGCCTGCTTCCTCCGTCTGATGGAAGCCCAAGATCGGGAGaccctgcagctgctgctgaaCACTTCCAGG GCCCAAGAGTCACATGTACCTGGCCGGGATACCCACTATGCCCAGGAACTGCTGGCAGTTTTGGGGGGCCATACTGTGGACCCTACCCAAGTGGGAGTTTCAGTGCAACACCTTTGTGCAGACACTCCCATCTACTGGGCCCAATGGGCAGAGG GGCCCCGGAGACAGCGGCTGATCTACCTCTGCATTGACATCTGCTTTCCGAGCaacatctgtgtgtctgtctgcttttATTACCTCCCAGACTAA
- the Bricd5 gene encoding BRICHOS domain-containing protein 5 isoform X1, which translates to MSPHTILSPFPEQVGSRVSKPEAPRPVLCLQVKTKPCHRGWRAAGLLLLLTLLTAGAVAGGLLGFMYSSPKPLLQMLRKTFPSSRVPWPNQTTLVDVAQNMATIVVTPFQSNHSWAVLFDGKNGYICYSPAEHQACFLRLMEAQDRETLQLLLNTSRAQESHVPGRDTHYAQELLAVLGGHTVDPTQVGVSVQHLCADTPIYWAQWAEGPRRQRLIYLCIDICFPSNICVSVCFYYLPD; encoded by the exons atgtcACCACATACCATCCTCAGCCCCTTCCCTGAGCAAGTTGGCTCCCGAGTCTCTAAGCCAGAAGCCCCACGGCCAGTACTGTGCCTTCAGGTGAAGACCAAACCCTgccataggggctggagagcagcaggcctgctgctgctgctgacactGCTCACTGCGGGGGCCGTGGCTGGGGGGCTTCTTGGCTTCATGTACAGCTCTCCCAAG CCATTGCTGCAGATGCTCCGAAAGACCTTCCCGAGCTCCAGGGTACCCTGGCCCAACCAAACCACTCTAGTGGATGTGGCCCAGAACATGGCAACCATCGTGGTGACTCCGTTTCAGAGCAACCACAGCTGGGCCGTGCTGTTTGACGGGAAGAAC ggctaCATCTGTTACAGCCCTGCAGAGCACCAGGCCTGCTTCCTCCGTCTGATGGAAGCCCAAGATCGGGAGaccctgcagctgctgctgaaCACTTCCAGG GCCCAAGAGTCACATGTACCTGGCCGGGATACCCACTATGCCCAGGAACTGCTGGCAGTTTTGGGGGGCCATACTGTGGACCCTACCCAAGTGGGAGTTTCAGTGCAACACCTTTGTGCAGACACTCCCATCTACTGGGCCCAATGGGCAGAGG GGCCCCGGAGACAGCGGCTGATCTACCTCTGCATTGACATCTGCTTTCCGAGCaacatctgtgtgtctgtctgcttttATTACCTCCCAGACTAA
- the Mlst8 gene encoding target of rapamycin complex subunit LST8 — MNTTPGTVGSDPVILATAGYDHTVRFWQAHSGICTRTVQHQDSQVNALEITPDRSMIAAAGYQHIRMYDLNSNNPNPIISYDGVSKNIASVGFHEDGRWMYTGGEDCTARIWDLRSRNLQCQRIFQVNAPINCVCLHPNQAELIVGDQSGAIHIWDLKTDHNEQLIPEPEYSITSAHIDPDASYMAAVNSAGNCYVWNLTGGIGDDVTQLIPKTKIPAHTRYALQCRFSPDSTLLATCSADQTCKIWRTSNFSLMTELSIKSGNPGESSRGWMWGCAFSGDSQYIVTASSDNLARLWCVETGEIKREYGGHQKAVVCLAFNDSVLG, encoded by the exons ATGAATACCACCCCAGGCACAGTGGGCAGTGACCCTGTCATCTTAGCAACTGCAGGCTATGACCACACGGTGCGCTTTTGGCAGGCTCACAGTGGAATCTGCACTCGAACAGTGCAGCATCAGGACTCT CAGGTGAATGCATTGGAGATTACTCCGGACCGAAGCATGATTGCTGCTGCag GTTACCAACATATCCGCATGTATGATCTCAACTCCAATAACCCCAACCCCATCATCAGTTATGACGGAGTCAGTAAGAACATTGCATCAGTGGGCTTTCACGAGGATGGTCGCTGGATGTATACAGGTGGCGAGGACTGCACAGCTCGCATCTGGGACCTCAG GTCCCGGAACCTACAGTGTCAGCGTATCTTCCAGGTGAATGCACCCATtaattgtgtgtgtctgcatcccAACCAG GCAGAACTCATTGTGGGTGATCAGAGCGGTGCTATCCACATTTGGGACCTGAAGACAGACCACAATGAGCAGCTGATTCCCGAGCCTGAGTATTCCATCACGTCTGCTCACATCGACCCAGATGCGAGCTACATGGCAGCCGTCAATAGtgct GGAAACTGCTATGTCTGGAACCTGACAGGGGGCATTGGTGACGATGTGACTCAGCTCATCCCTAAGACCAAGATCCCAGCCCATACACGCTATGCCCTGCAGTGCCGCTTCAGCCCTGACTCCAC GCTTCTTGCCACCTGTTCAGCTGACCAGACATGTAAAATCTGGAGGACATCCAACTTCTCCCTGATGACGGAGCTTAGCATCAAGAGTGGTAACCCTGGAGAGTCATCCCGTGGCTGGATGTGGGGCTGTGCCTTCTCAGGGGACTCCCAGTACATTGTCACAG CTTCCTCTGACAACCTGGCCCGGCTCTGGTGTGTAGAGACTGGAGAAATCAAGAGAGAGTATGGTGGCCATCAGAAAGCTGTCGTCTGTTTGGCCTTCAATGACAGTGTGCTGGGTTAG